The genomic window ccagcatcaGAATCTCGATGTGGGTTTTACAACAGATAAATTACCAATTTAACTCAGAAAAGCCAAATAGGCCCAcagattgtattttttatttttctgattccaCAGAGGGAATACTGTTTGGTTTCTCTAGATGTCAGTCAAAAACTCAGCACGCAGGGTCCCCAAGCTTTTGAGGATGGAGCTGCTTAGATAACGGAACGAATAAAGAGCCTGGAAGGGAAAAGCATTGGTATGAAAGTCCCTAAGCAGCACTGGAGTGGGGAGACAAAGAAATATCCACAGAATCCTTTTTTAGAGCAAAGGAAGTAGTCATAGTACCTTTTGGAATCCACCAAAGGATGAAAGGAGTGGAGCAGGGGAGCAACCTGGTTTTCTCCCACCACGAAGAGCAGAAGTTTGAGGATGTCTCTCAACATACAGAATCTGGGTTTTATCGAGTACAGACATTGGCTCTAATTACAAAAGTGCTGGCTttttaccttcttcttttttttttttttttttttttttactatattccctacactgtttgtttgtttttttatttatttatatttatttcttttcggcgtaacagaattcattgtttatgcaccaaccccagtgctccatgcatacgtgccttccataatccccaccacctggctcccccaatctcccaccccccactgtactttttattcccatgcctcatttattttgtaactggaagtttgcatcTCTTGATCCCATTTTCCTATTtcacccacttccctcccctcatCCTCTGGCAACCGCCGGTTTGTTCCTTGCATTTATTAGTTCATTTCTgtctgtttgttagaattccatatataagtgaaatcatataatatttgtctttttgacttatttcttgtctctgtggtatttttctgacttatttcaaccAGTATATATCCCCTAGGCCCATCCATGTGGTTGAaaatggtagaattttttttttaaagattttatttatatatttgacagacagagatcacaagtaggcagagaggcaggcagagagagaagaagggaagcaggctccccactgagcagagagcccgatgcggggctcgatcccaggacactgagatcatgacctgagccaaagtcataagcttaacccactgagccacccaggtgcccctagaattttttttttaatggtttggtagtagtattccattatgtgtgtatgtatgtatgtatgtatgtatacatatatatctctcaCATCTtttgtatccattcatctattgatggacacttaagttggtTCCCTATCTTGGCTCCTatcaataatgctgcaatgaccaCAGGGGTGCATACATGCTTTCAAATTGGTGAGGGtctttcttcaggtaaatacccagaagtggaattattgagTCATTTggcagttctatttctaattttttgagaagcctccatactgtttttccatagtggctgtaccaattcaccttcccatcaacaatgtataAGGGTTCCCTCTTccccatatcctctccaacacttactaTATCTTATCTTTTTGCTACTAGCcaattctgacttgtgtgaggtgtTACcttattgtgtttttcatttgcagtttccagatgatgagtgatgctgagcatcttttcatgtgccttttggccatctgtatatcttctcaaaagttcttataaaagaaaattaagggggcacctgggtggctcagagggttaaagcctctgccttctgctcaggtcgtgattccagggtcctcggattgagtcccgcattgggctctctgctcagaaggaagcctgctttccttcctttctctctgcctgcctctctgcctacttgtgatctctgtcaaataaataaaatctttttttaaaaaaaagaaaattaagtactCTACAGTTTTCCAAATTAATATAGTTTCAACTAATTCTTCTGAGTGTCTACAGTGTGCCCAGAATATGCTAAATATGTTACAATGTTATTGTGTTTAACCTCTTCTCATATAATTCTCATAATTCTCTGATGAAGtggctactattattattactattgccattttatggatgaagaaactgagactcaacaAGTTCACTCCGCTAGTAGGTACAAGAGCAGGACCCCAGGCTCTGCCTTTTGGGTTCCAGACCCAGAGTTACTACCACCTCTGAATCCTGCATTCATGATACCAGATTCCAAGTAATCAGGGAAGCTTTGAATGGGTGCAGATCTTGAAACGGTGCCTTTGTATTGAGCTATAAATATGCGCTAAGGAAATCTTTTCCAAATAAAGGAATTATCTGTTCAAATGTACGGCGATGTCACAGGATTCTCTGCCTCCGGGTAAATCATGAAGTTTAGAGCTAGGACCTCTAGTAGTTTCTACTACAAACTCCTTACTTAACAGATGATGAAATCGAAACCCAGGAAATAGGGTGACTGACCCAAGTTCATGCCAATGGCCAGTAACaggaagtaaagaagaaaaatccccaGTTCCTGGTTCAGCACAATACTTGGCACAAAAATAAGTAGTATTATACTTTTGATGTTGAGACATCTTCCATCTAATTTTCCTGAAGACAGGGACATATATCAAATGAACACTACTCTGGTTACTACTACCTAGAAGAATTAACAAATCATGTACGTAAACACAACTGCTCAAGTAGAAACTTCCAATAGTAGTTTTCATGTTAAGgttaaaaaacacataaacatcTAGTAAAAGTCTTAACCAGAGGCTTTATCACAGTTAAAGTTTACTAAGCTGCCAAAAAGTTACTTCCCTTAATATTTCAATAGCCACAGTTTGGGCATTCTCATCATGGAATAATTTACAAACACTTACACATACCTACAAGTTATGTGAATGGCTATAGTCACTGTGgacaaaaaataattatggcATGTGATGACtcttataaaattcatttaaaatcagtttgatGAACTAGTATCAGTGATATTTTGATACTTTGCTCAGTATCACTGATCAGAAACATGAATGCTACCACAGGGAAGAATTATGTTCATCTAAAATAACTATTGCACTTGAAGGGAGCCAAACTAATAGtcacaataaaaatagaactagaacTTAAAACTCTTCTAACATCATCAGACATGGGTGAGCTGAAACAAAACAGTAAGATATGTTCGCAGCGCTAGAAAGCCAGGAGGCCCTTTGAACGatgattctctttcctcttccaatGTCATTCTTTCAGCATCGCCATCAATCCTAGCCTGTCAAACTGAGTGTGAAGAAAGACAGTGAAGTGGCTGCAGACCACGTTCTTACTTTAAAAACCATTCTGATGCTTTGTACCTAGTAAGTGCTCGGCATTTActgatttgattatttgttgttCCACTGCCGGAAAAGAAGTCATCTATGCTAACAAGTCATATACCCAGGAAATTTAGTCTTTGGAAATGCAGCTCTCCCATGGGAGTGTGTCTGACTTAAATGACTCTTAATGGGTGTTTTACAGATCATGGATGGTAAGATGACCAATGCTCAGATCATTCTTCTCATTGACAATGCCAGGATGGCGGTGGATGACTTTGGCCTCAAGTAAGTTGCTTCCTCACCCCATTGTGGGCAGTTttcatttgctgtttttcttttgctttgttttggaggttcctcttgtttttattttgccaaaggaaaatttatttcaCCATTAGCCacatataatatctttttttaattaaatttatttattttcagcataacagtattcattattttttcaccacacccagtgctccattcaatccgtgccctctataatacccaccacctggttccccaacctcccaccctccccccacttcaaacccctcagattgtttttcagagtccatagtctctcatgattcacaaATATAATCAAAAGGCATAACATGAACAAATACTTGActggagcctactttaaacaaactggatataaaatacaaatacacctTATTTGAATATGAATCAAGCATTAGATGATTTTAAAGAGTTATTATCAGCTCGCTAAGGGTGATAATGTTATTATGCTTATTTAGAAaactcctgtttttattttttttattttattttaattccagtagttaacatacagtattattatttgTGTGTTGTTACACCtatcaggtgtataatatagtgattcagcacttgcatacattacccagtgctcatcacaagtacactccttaatccccatcacctctttccCCCGTCCCCCTACCCATTTCCCCtcaggtaaccatcagtttgttctccatagttaaaaGTATGTCCATCACTTAGATTTAACAGCTGTTaacattttgcttctctttttttttttttaagatttatttacttatttgactgactcttaatctcacaaaacaaactgagggttgctggggggaagggggttacgagaaggggggtggggttatggacattggggagggtatgtgctttggtgagtgctgtgaagtgtggaaacctggcgattcacagacctgtacccctggggataaaaatatatgtttataaaaaataaaaaatttaaaaaaactaaaaagaagaaattaaaggtcTAATAAAAAAGATACTtcatgtcaaggaaaaaaaaaagatttatttacttatttgagagagagagagagagcatgtggcaGGGAAattcagagggagaggaaaagtaagaatcttaagtagactccacagtgagcacagagcccaacatggggcttggtctcaggaccctgagatcatgacccaagccaaaacaaagagtcagatgcttaaccaactgagccacccaggtgcccccattttgcTTCACTCTtaacaaaaatgcttttttttttaacgatgTATCCTAAGTATTTAGGGGGGAAATATCATAATGTCtataatttagtttaaaatacaaaatagagatGAAGCAAAATTTTAACAGTTAGTAAGTCTAAGCAATGGGCTTATGACTGTTTATTAGTCAACAATCCTCTCTaatcaaaaataacaacaacattgAGTCACCATCAGAAAAACTTGCATGAAACAGACATATGAAGGATTCATGATGTGTTCATTTGCTCCTAACctaaaaagtacaaaattcaCCTCTAAAGTAAGGTGAATCCTTACAAGGCCATGGCCTTCCAACAACAGGTgtattcttctcttccttccaacCAAAGGTATGAAAATGAACACTCCTTCAAGAAAGACCTGGAAACTGAAGTTGAAGGTCTCCGAAAGACCTTAGATGATCTGACCATTGTCACAACAGACCTGGAACAGGAGGTTGAAGGGATGAGGAAAGAGCTCATCCTTATGAAGAAGCGACATGAACAGGTAGGACTCCTCAGGAGCTCCTGGTAACCAGCACAGCTCTTAATCTGTACCTTCAGATGATTCAATAGCCCAGAAGAAACAACCTTCTAAATGTCAGTCTTAGTTTCCTTCAACCTAAGTAATTATAAGGAATCATATAAACATCTAATTTTTCCATCTTCAAGGTTATCTATACAGTGTCAAAtccaatagccaaaatatgatcAAAATTAATGATGAATCAGTCAACAATTTTGCTAATAAACAATGTTTACCTAGACTAGTTTATGAATATGATACTGCAAGAATAAATGCATGGGATTGAACTTCCTTCATTGACCCAATGTGCAGCAAATTGGGAGACAGTAGAATAAAGAGAATTTGCCACTAACCAAGGTAAATAAAACTAGTGgcaaaaatgaatcttaaaacggaagaaggaggaggaggaggaggaggggtaagaggaggagggagaggaggagaaggagaagaagaacatTAATCTCCATAAGCATTTAACTGACTTTGAAAAAGGTACCATCAATCTAAATTCCCTGAAACTCTGACACAGTAAGAGAAAAGCAATCCCTGTTTTAGGCAAATAAAATTGCTTAAGAACATCAAAGAACTTCAATTCTAAACAGTTGGTAAGACAGTGATTATTAATTAAACTTTTCCTAtggtttcttgattttcttttttttttaagattttatttgagaaagagagaaacagatagtgacagagacagagagagagagcatgagcaggaaggagagggagaagcagactccctgctgagcagggtccacccccccccatcccgacttggggctcaatcccaggtccccaggagcatgacctgagccaaaggcagacacttaaccaactgagtcacccaggtgcccctcttgatTTTCATGACATCCTATGGGTGTCAGCCCTATAGAGTCATAATGCATTGACAAGGTATTAAAAGTCTTTATACTTTTTGGCTTTGGGTTGCTGAACTGCCTCCCAAAATCTTTAGCCTCTAACCTGAAATGTTCAACAGTTGAATTATGCCACCACTTCACCCATGAACATGTGCTGGGTACTTTACATGCTATGGAAGCATGATTCTTTGTGAAACATTTTCAACCAGGGATTAAGTCAATAATCACAGAGGTCATTTGGTTACCTATctagtgctattttttttttttttttttttactttgtaaacttataacagaaaaaaaaatacagtgttttgcCATCAACAAATAACTGAGAAACCAAACCACaccagtaaaagaaaaacaacgacaaaagctgaatttttaaaagatctgttaACCGCTGCCAATCAACACATCTCTGGCCTTCTGATTATCACAgccaattcattttctttctgttattaaaCAGGAAATGGAGGAACATCATGTACCAAATGACTTCAAGGTCAGTGTGAAGGTGGATACAACCCCAGGAGAAGATCTGATCAAGGTCCTGGAGGATATGAGGCAGGAATATGAGTATATAATAAAGAAGAAGCATCAAGACCTGGACGCTTGGTATAAAGAGCAGGTAAAGGAAAGGAGTTCAAACTTCCCAAAGGTTCCATTGCCATGTAGTCCCAATGCCAATGCCTCTCTCCTCTGTTTGGCCTCCTAGTCAACCACCATGGCCCAGGAGGTGGCCAGCCCAGCAGCTGTGCAGAGCAGCCAAAGTGACATCCATGAGCTGAAGCGCACTTTCCAGGCCCTGGAGATAGACCTGCAGGCACAGCACAACAGGGTGAGCCTGAGCTAGGGTCAGGTACCACCTCCTCCATAAAGCCTCTCTTGACCTCTCTCCTGGGCTCCTCTCCCCAACTCCCTTGGGAGTTCCCACTTCTCATCCAAACTGTTCATGGTGAGAAAGATAATAAGTGCTGTCATTTATTGAGGTGTCCACAATGTGCCACATTGTGTGCCAGGGGGTTCATTAATGTTAACTGCCATCAAACCTCACTTTAGCCTTTCCAGGTAGGTCTTCATGTTCTCATTTTAggaatgaggaaaccaaagctccaGACAGTTAAGTAAatttggtcaaggtcacacagatagtgAGTGGCCAGTGGCAAAGCCACCTGGTGTTTAGGGAAAGGTATGAGGGTCTAGTAGGCCCTCATAATCTCTAATAGTGCTCTCCCCACTTACAACCAGGCTTCCCCCTGAAACCCCAATACAAAAAAATTCTGGTGTCAACCTGAATTGGTGGCAAATCCAGGCCAGGCTGACTCCAAAGTACTGCTCTGTCCATCATGTAGATGTCTTATTACCCAgtaaattataaattcttttattaaaagattttatttatttatttgacaggcagagatcacaagtaggcaaggggtaggcagagagagagaagaagaagcaggctccctgctgagcagagagcctgatgcggggctcaatcccaggactctgagatcatgacctgagccgaagacagatgcttaatcaactgagccaccaaggcatccctaagacataggtttttggttttggtttatttatttatttatttatttatttatttatttatttatttaacagtaggcacaagtaggcagagaagcaggcagagagagagagaggaggaagcaggctccccgctgagcagaaagcccgatgcggggcttgatctcaggaccctgagatcataacctgagccaaaggcagaggctttaacccactgagccacccaggagccccaaattaTAACTTCTTATATCTAAGTCATTTCTGTACTTTTCATGGTTTTTAGTAAAATGCTCTGAATGAGTGTCACAAGCACTCAAAATTCATTAAATCAAATCTATGATTCAAATCTATGATTTGATTCCCTTTGTAGCCTATCTGAATCTTCTAGTCATTCATCAGTATTATTTCCAAGTGCTACTCTGACCTTGATCTTGAGGAGAAGTAATTGGTTCATTCTGTTGCCAGGTACACAAGATAAATTACTGTTATGCTTTAAGAATAAGTGATAGTGAACagacatttaaaatgtacacTGTCAAGGTGGTAATAATGAGCACAGAAATAAttacagtgttttatagttttcaaaacaTTTGGACATACAGTatttcacaacaaccctgtgaggtcaGCAAGACATTGACATTCATTTTCATGCATTCTACTATCTGACATGATTCTAAGTACTAAGGTTTTTATCATAAGGGAATTTACATTCTAGTGTGGATGACAGatcatcaaaatatataatgtgtgAGTTGGAGAAAACGGCTACCAAGAAATGGAGCATGGAATGGGGAAGTCAGGCATGCTGGAGTGCAGAGCTGCATTTTAAACATGGTGGTCAGAAAAGGTTTTTACTGTTGAGGTGACAGTTGAGCAAAAAACCTAGAAGTGGTAAAGAAGTGCATTCTGTGGCTACAGAGAGGGGATTCCAGGGGGAAGGAACAACAAAGGCAAAAGCCCTGAGGCATGGGTGTTTCAGACGGGTTGGAGGAAGAGCAGGGAAGCCAATGTTTCTGTAGAGAGcttacaaagagaagaaagatcagaagagggaagggaaggggaggctcTTGGGGTAAGGATGGGAGTCAGACTGTGAATCTTGGCCCCCGGAGGGAGGTCCAGAGGACTTTGGAACAGCAGGTATGGACAACTCTTTGAGGAGCTTTGCTGTAGGTGAAGGAGAGCAGAGAAACTGGATGACAACTGAAGGTGGATATGGATTCaagagaggaaaattttaaagtggGAGAAATTATTCCATTTGAAAGTCGATGGGAAGAATCTggtatagaagaaaatatgaatgatgCGAGAAGGTGCGCAGTTGCTAAAATGACTGGAGCACAGACAGCTCATGCACAGGAACAGGAGGGAAACAAGAACCTGGACCCAGGTTCACGTATGTGGGTGGAATTAATGGTGGGAGCTTGTGGGAATTGTCTCCTGATGGCTTTGATTTCCTCTGTAACACAGGAAGCAAGGCCATGGGCTTATtagaaaagggggagggaaaagggtGTCTGAGGACAGAGGAGAAGGAATGCAGTATAGCCCTCTGGGAGAACAGGAGAGTGATGAGCACAGGCCAGGCAACATGAAGTGCCCAGTGAAAGTCAAAAGCCATCATCAAGGGAGAGCACCCAGCACAGTTACGAGTTTCTCCTGAAGATTAAAATTACGTGCGCCAGAAAAGCAGGTGGGAAATCCAAACAGAACAGGGACTTGAACTCAGTTCTCTGTACCCTAGTGCAGCAACTTCACTGTGCAGCTTTTAGTATTTCCTCAGTAATGACAAGCTGTCACCATTGCCATAATAAACAAGTATTGCTTGGGACGATGGTTGCCAGATTGACCAAATTAAAATATAGGCCATCCagtaaaatctgaatttcagatacaaaacaaaggtttttgttgttgttgttgctgttcatttgtttttgtttttgttttttactataagtatgtcccatgcaatactGAGGCAATTTTTAGGACATACTTGTACTAAAAAATTACTCATTGctcatttgaaattcaaatttaacaagGCGCTCTTTTATCCGGCACTCCTACTTGAGACCCTACTCTGAATATATAAAGAGACAGCAGTTCAGCTATTGTTTCACCCAGCAGTTTTCCATCTGGGTACAGACAAAATGTAAGCATGAGGAGGTGAGGAACAGATCAGGGCAAGGCAGTACACACCCAATCCCAAATGAGTAGCATATACAACAAACACTGCAGGAATGTAACAAAGTTGCCAAGACCTCCCCCAACACAAAGATATGCCCAGAAAATGGGCTTCAAAAGTCCTGACTCTGGTCCACttgtcaccccccacccccaaacctgtAAGTCAGCCAGCTGCTCACCTTTGCCTCCCAGGAGCTGCCAAGACACCTAGCAGAGTGATTGGTGTATTGTAACTACTCAACAAGCCCACATTTTGAAGCAATCAAGCCATCAGTCAATTAATAGAAGAAACATCGTTTCCTCTTTCAGAAATCTGCTTTAGAGAACATGTTATCAGAGACCCAGTCTCGGTACTCCTGCCAGCTCCAGGACATGCAACGGGTCATCTCCCACTATGAGGAAGAACTGATGCAGCTCCGCCATGACCTGGAGCGTCAGCACAATGAATACAAGGTCCTCCTGGGCATCAAGACCCACCTAGAGAAGGAAATTGCCACCTACCACCAGCTCCTGGAGGGAAAGAGTGAGGGGTAAGGCAAAAGCTGGCAGGGGAGGAAGAGCATCAAGTTTTTGTGGGTGCATTCATATACCCCAGGGTTCTGTTAGCAATCCTCATTCTAGAGAAAGAAAGGTTTATGTTGAATTTCTTCCAGACATTTAGATCAGGTTAAATTTCATTAAGTAGCAAGTATGAATTAATCAATTGTTATTCCCACAGCACTAAGATTTGAGGTCAATAgtgaaaattaatataataaaatctctAGAAAGAAACAACTAGGAAGGTTTGGCTATGGTGTTTCCCACAAGAAATGCACACAATTTTGGctaaacacatacacaccaccaccgccaccagcaccaccaccaccaccaccaccaccaaaaacacaacaacaacaacagaaggaaatattttagcCTGAGAGCAGGAAAAGAGTCCTAAGAAATTGAGAAATCTAGATTCTTCAATCTGGTATTACTGACCAACTtgtccaggaagaaaaaaaaagggggggaggggggcacataTATTCTATGACCCAAGAGAAAGGgttagaaagttttttaaaagatacataaataggggtacctggttggctcaatcagcagagcatgtggctcttaatcttagggtcaaaccccacattgggtgaagagattgtttaaataaactttaaaaaacaaaataaaataaataaaaatacataaataaaagacagACCAAATCCTGAACAGTCTGAAAATCCCAgggattccagacttcaaacccAGATCCTGGAAAGGATCCCAGTGGAGGCAAAGCCTAGAGCCAGCTGAAATAATGGAGGTGGTATGACAGACTTCCCTTGACCCCAGGGTCAGTTGGAGGAGGTACTCACTTCCTTCTGGATCCAGGAAGGGTTTCCCATGAACTCGTGACCTTGAGACTACACAGCTCAATTATCCTTATTAAAGAGCTATGAATTTACAAGCAGGCAAATGAGGTTAGTTCACCTTAAtgagtttttattattgttgctaaCACTAGAATGAGCTGTAACTCTTATCATTTTTATAGGACAATGGAGGAATCAAAGTCAAGTGTGGAAGGtaagaaaaatttctttcattgttcgaatctactttttaaaaatgaatcaacaTGTTTATTCATTCTATAGTACTCACATCATCTATAGTACTCATAATCCTTAGTGTACTCCCAAGTATCCCGTGTtcgatttttattttacttgcagATGTCCAggaatttttaattaacttaaagtagataaaaaagaaaaaagtgtgctCTCAGTGTTTTCTTCAATAATATATATGCAAGTTCTCTGCCAGCAGTAAAGCAGATAGCAATGATCATTCATACTATTAGATCTCTGTCAAGTTATAGAGTCTGTTTACTAAACTCCTAGGAGATTACAAGAAAACAATTTCACATAATTTCCCAAACTACATTCTGTTGAACATTAGTGTTCCATAAGACTTTGTGTATTACAAAAGATGTGTCCCATGGACTGAAATGGTTGAAATACTAGGTTCTACCATCCTCTTCATGAACAGTCATGCATTTCAGTAAGTTAAAGATGGACCAGCCATCTCACTGCtgtgaggaagaaaaggaacaggaaagacAAGGAAACATCAAAAGTTTTACTTTGCTTAACTTGGTGTCACCGAATGTCTTTGATCTAGGAACCCTACtttctgagattttctttaaGGTCTCACAGAAAAGTTCTAAGAAACCACAGGCTGGAACAAGTGGCACTTTTCTGATTAGTTTGTGGTAAAAATGTTCTAAGGCATTAGAGATTCAGAGAATTGGGGTTCCAGGCACCATCAAAGGCAGCTTGTCTAACTGCTACCCCTCTATAAGATATCGACAAATGGTCCTTCAGTCTCTCTTTACACATGTCCAGGAATGGGGAACCCATTACTTGAAGGAGTGGCCCAATCTACTGTTGGAAAGTTTGATTTTAACAAAGTTCTCCCTGTATCTTTCTTAATGTCAAGTCTTCCCTTTGGTCTGAATCAGTGTCCTGGTGTGTCGACAAAACACATATTCAAATAAGCCATAACTTCAAAAACAATGACCATGATaaacatccctggcctctcaCCCATTCTTCATGTTTTCTAGATGTTTAAATGAGGTGCCCAGAATGGCATTTAGTTCTCTGTTAGCTCACAGAATCTATGATACAAGTGCAACAAAGCCTCCATAAGCAGGAAGACCTTTTTAAGAGTAGGTACTCAGAGCCTAGATTCTGTATCAAGCAAGCCTAGGATGCAGGTCTTGGCCTTTAGAAGGTAACACTATTCACACACCCTCGTTTCCTGGAGGGTGGGAGGAAAAAACCCTCCTTGGTGAGATCTCTTCACTCCACCAAAGCCCACCATATTGCTGAGTGATCATTTTGGAAGGGACAGAGAAGCTTCAGGTACTGAGAGCAGGGAACTAAAAATGAGTATTTCAGATGGTGGGAGAAGCATGGCAGTGACCTGTTCATTGCTTTTTCCCTCAGCTCCAAAGATCAAGGCCATCACACAGGAGAGTGTCAACGGAAGAATAATTCTTTCTCAAGTGAATGAGATCCAAAAGTGTGCCTAAGGCCAATAAAAGTTTCTGCCTATTGTAAGAACTACTTTTCTCCAATGGAAATCCTTG from Mustela nigripes isolate SB6536 chromosome 16, MUSNIG.SB6536, whole genome shotgun sequence includes these protein-coding regions:
- the KRT23 gene encoding keratin, type I cytoskeletal 23 — protein: MNSSHSFSQTPSGSLRGTGGSWGQLGKFPRTPSVHGGAGGVRISLSFSSPRCLPPGGPWGSRRGNSLPAASGKEVMQNLNDRLASYLDKVRALEEANEKLERRILKWHEQRDPGSKQNYSKYEENINHLQEQIMDGKMTNAQIILLIDNARMAVDDFGLKYENEHSFKKDLETEVEGLRKTLDDLTIVTTDLEQEVEGMRKELILMKKRHEQEMEEHHVPNDFKVSVKVDTTPGEDLIKVLEDMRQEYEYIIKKKHQDLDAWYKEQSTTMAQEVASPAAVQSSQSDIHELKRTFQALEIDLQAQHNRKSALENMLSETQSRYSCQLQDMQRVISHYEEELMQLRHDLERQHNEYKVLLGIKTHLEKEIATYHQLLEGKSEGTMEESKSSVEAPKIKAITQESVNGRIILSQVNEIQKCA